One segment of Agrococcus sp. ProA11 DNA contains the following:
- a CDS encoding FAD-binding oxidoreductase, giving the protein MGSTIFERQAPDPRTVAHSLEHTRSAVFWTEDVPERLRPRRPSLRGETTADLVVVGGGYAGLWTALLAKERDPDRRVVLVEAHRVGWAASSRNGGFCEASLTHGDENGERRWPAEMPQLRRLGMENLDAIEAAQARYGIDFQFERTGQLSVAVEPHQVAWLEEAAAEADADTVLLDRAELQASIGSPTYLAGLWEQRTCGMLHPALFAAELARAAEERGVEIFERTQATGIDTPPTGDVTVSTDTGSIRAKHVALATNVFPSLLRRNRLMTVPVYDYVLMTEPLTPEQLASIGWRDRQGLSDLANQFHYYRLTRDNRLLFGGYDAIYHYGRRVDGRYEHRPEAWERLAGHLLTTFPQLEGVRFSHRWAGAIDTSTQFSAFFGHARARRVAYAAGFTGLGVASTRFAAQVMLDLLAGEETERTQLEMVRRRPLPFPPEPLAAVGINATRWSLDRADHREGKRNLLLRGLDALGLGFDS; this is encoded by the coding sequence ATGGGCAGCACGATCTTCGAGCGGCAGGCGCCGGATCCCCGCACGGTCGCCCACAGCCTCGAGCACACCCGCTCGGCGGTGTTCTGGACCGAGGATGTGCCCGAGCGGCTGCGCCCGCGGCGGCCCTCGCTGCGCGGCGAGACGACGGCCGACCTCGTCGTCGTCGGGGGCGGCTACGCGGGGCTCTGGACCGCGCTGCTGGCGAAGGAGCGCGATCCCGACCGGCGGGTGGTGCTCGTCGAGGCGCATCGCGTGGGCTGGGCGGCCTCGAGCCGCAACGGCGGCTTCTGCGAGGCGAGCCTCACGCACGGCGACGAGAACGGCGAGCGCCGCTGGCCGGCGGAGATGCCGCAGCTGCGCCGACTCGGCATGGAGAACCTCGACGCGATCGAGGCGGCCCAGGCGCGCTACGGCATCGACTTCCAGTTCGAGCGCACCGGGCAGCTCTCGGTCGCAGTCGAGCCGCATCAGGTGGCGTGGCTCGAGGAGGCGGCGGCGGAGGCGGACGCCGACACCGTGCTGCTCGACCGCGCCGAGCTGCAGGCCTCCATCGGCTCCCCGACCTATCTCGCGGGGCTGTGGGAGCAGCGCACGTGCGGCATGCTGCATCCGGCGCTGTTCGCTGCCGAGCTCGCGCGGGCGGCCGAGGAGCGCGGTGTCGAGATCTTCGAGCGCACGCAGGCGACCGGCATCGACACCCCGCCGACGGGCGACGTGACGGTCTCGACCGACACCGGCAGCATCCGCGCGAAGCACGTCGCCCTGGCGACGAACGTCTTCCCCTCACTGCTGCGTCGCAATCGACTGATGACGGTGCCGGTCTACGACTACGTGCTCATGACCGAGCCGCTGACGCCCGAGCAGCTCGCGTCGATCGGGTGGCGCGACCGGCAGGGCCTGAGCGATCTGGCGAACCAGTTCCACTACTACCGGCTCACGCGCGACAATCGGCTGCTGTTCGGCGGCTACGACGCGATCTACCACTACGGCAGGCGCGTCGACGGCCGGTACGAGCATCGCCCCGAGGCGTGGGAGCGGCTTGCGGGCCACCTGCTGACGACCTTTCCGCAGCTGGAGGGCGTGCGCTTCTCGCACCGCTGGGCCGGCGCCATCGACACGTCGACGCAGTTCTCCGCCTTCTTCGGGCACGCGCGGGCACGGCGGGTCGCGTATGCGGCAGGCTTCACGGGGCTCGGCGTCGCCTCCACACGATTCGCGGCCCAGGTCATGCTCGACCTGCTGGCGGGTGAGGAGACCGAGCGCACCCAGCTCGAGATGGTGCGGCGTCGCCCGCTGCCGTTCCCGCCGGAGCCGCTCGCCGCGGTCGGCATCAACGCCACCCGCTGGTCGCTCGACCGCGCCGACCACCGCGAGGGCAAGCGCAACCTGCTGCTGCGCGGGCTCGACGCGCTCGGCCTCGGGTTCGACTCGTGA
- a CDS encoding cupin domain-containing protein has product MTALSAGAAADALALPVELEPVPDEQVLAGSPSTGWTMLDARVGVWEMTPGSMRDVEEDEVLIVLAGSATVAFDEPALPDVELRPGSIMRLRAGMRTRWTVHETLRKVFLA; this is encoded by the coding sequence GTGACGGCGCTGTCCGCGGGCGCGGCGGCCGACGCGCTCGCGCTGCCGGTCGAGCTCGAGCCCGTGCCCGACGAGCAGGTGCTGGCGGGCTCGCCGAGCACCGGCTGGACCATGCTCGACGCGCGGGTCGGGGTGTGGGAGATGACGCCCGGCAGCATGCGCGACGTCGAGGAGGACGAGGTGCTCATCGTGCTCGCGGGCTCCGCGACCGTCGCCTTCGACGAGCCGGCGCTGCCCGATGTCGAGCTGCGCCCGGGCTCGATCATGCGACTGCGCGCGGGCATGCGCACGCGATGGACGGTGCACGAGACCCTGCGCAAGGTCTTCCTGGCATGA
- a CDS encoding FAD-binding oxidoreductase, translated as MTVNGDVSFWWQQIGAPRQRPALEGDADVDVAIVGAGYTGLWTALALASQQPDLRITVLERRFAGFGASGRNGGWLTNSVTGGREQYVRTHGRAGANAQQRAMNAAVDEVIRWAASAGVDADIVAGGELGVARSAAQLARLRAAHAAEAAWPHTDVELLDAAQLRDRIRIDGAVGGLWHPHCARVHPAKLVRGLAAEVERLGVRIVEGTTVREIRPGRAVTDRGTVRAEFVLRATEGFTADLAGEHRTWLPMNSSMIVTEPLPASFWDAVGWQDAATLGDLAHVYLYAQRTADGRIALGGRGVPYRYGSRIDDEGRTHERTVRSLTAALHRLFPGAAGVPIAHAWSGVLGVPRDWSASVGLDRSTGLGWAGGYVGTGVTATNLAGRTLADLVLGNDTELVRLPWVGHRAKRWEPEPLRWLAVQGIYGAYGLADRLESRGGTRTSTFARLADAVSGR; from the coding sequence ATGACCGTCAACGGCGATGTCTCGTTCTGGTGGCAGCAGATCGGAGCGCCGCGGCAGCGTCCGGCGCTGGAGGGCGACGCGGATGTCGACGTCGCGATCGTCGGCGCCGGCTACACGGGGCTGTGGACAGCGCTCGCGCTCGCCAGCCAGCAGCCCGATCTGCGGATCACGGTGCTCGAGCGGCGATTCGCCGGCTTCGGTGCCTCGGGGCGCAACGGCGGCTGGCTGACGAATTCCGTCACCGGCGGCCGCGAGCAGTACGTGCGCACTCATGGCCGCGCGGGGGCGAATGCGCAGCAGCGCGCCATGAACGCCGCGGTCGACGAGGTGATCCGCTGGGCCGCGAGCGCCGGGGTGGACGCCGACATCGTCGCCGGTGGCGAGCTGGGCGTCGCGCGAAGTGCCGCGCAGCTGGCGCGGTTGCGCGCTGCGCACGCCGCAGAGGCGGCCTGGCCGCACACGGACGTCGAGCTGCTGGATGCCGCGCAGCTGCGGGACCGCATCCGCATCGACGGCGCGGTCGGCGGCCTCTGGCACCCGCACTGCGCACGTGTGCACCCCGCGAAGCTCGTGCGCGGTCTCGCGGCCGAGGTCGAGCGGCTCGGCGTGCGCATCGTCGAGGGCACGACCGTGCGCGAGATCCGACCGGGACGTGCGGTGACCGACCGCGGCACCGTGCGGGCCGAGTTCGTGCTGCGCGCCACCGAGGGCTTCACCGCCGACCTCGCGGGCGAGCACCGCACCTGGCTGCCGATGAACTCGTCGATGATCGTCACCGAGCCGCTGCCCGCCTCGTTCTGGGACGCGGTCGGCTGGCAGGATGCCGCGACGCTCGGCGACCTCGCGCACGTCTACCTCTACGCGCAGCGCACCGCCGACGGCCGCATCGCACTCGGCGGTCGGGGCGTGCCCTACCGCTACGGCTCGCGCATCGACGACGAGGGTCGCACGCACGAGCGCACCGTGCGCAGCCTGACGGCGGCGCTGCACCGACTCTTCCCCGGTGCGGCCGGCGTGCCGATCGCGCACGCGTGGTCCGGCGTGCTCGGCGTGCCGCGCGACTGGTCGGCGAGCGTCGGCCTCGACCGCTCGACCGGGCTCGGCTGGGCCGGCGGCTATGTCGGCACCGGCGTGACGGCCACCAACCTCGCCGGCCGCACGCTCGCCGACCTGGTGCTCGGCAACGACACCGAGCTCGTGCGGCTGCCGTGGGTGGGCCACCGTGCCAAGCGCTGGGAGCCGGAGCCGCTGCGATGGCTCGCGGTGCAGGGCATCTACGGTGCCTACGGGCTCGCCGATCGGCTCGAATCGCGCGGCGGCACGCGCACCTCGACGTTCGCGCGCCTGGCAGACGCGGTCTCGGGCCGCTAG
- a CDS encoding Fe-S cluster assembly protein HesB, producing the protein MLTLTENAQTVITGIVDGAQAPQTGGIRISQDLEGSGLNVAVANQPEAEDQVVESAGAKVFLDPQAAVALDDKVLDAAAQPDGRVDFAIGQQD; encoded by the coding sequence ATGCTCACCCTCACCGAGAACGCCCAGACTGTCATCACCGGCATCGTCGACGGCGCGCAGGCGCCGCAGACCGGCGGCATCCGCATCTCCCAGGACCTCGAGGGCTCCGGCCTGAACGTCGCCGTCGCCAACCAGCCCGAGGCTGAGGACCAGGTGGTCGAGTCGGCAGGCGCGAAGGTCTTCCTCGACCCGCAGGCCGCGGTCGCGCTGGACGACAAGGTGCTCGACGCCGCTGCGCAGCCAGACGGCCGCGTCGACTTCGCCATCGGTCAGCAGGACTGA
- the rplI gene encoding 50S ribosomal protein L9, translated as MAKVILKNEVSGLGSAGDVVEVKNGFARNYLVPQGLAVAWTRGGEKQVEAIKAGRVAREHATIEEAQDLRARLEANPVTLTAKAGAEGRLFGSIQTKDIADAVEAAGHGSLDKRVIEIPSPIRSVGDHQATARLRDEIVATITLKVVAAK; from the coding sequence ATGGCAAAGGTCATTCTCAAGAACGAGGTCTCCGGCCTCGGTTCCGCTGGTGACGTCGTCGAGGTCAAGAACGGCTTCGCACGCAACTACCTCGTGCCCCAGGGCCTGGCTGTCGCGTGGACGCGCGGCGGCGAGAAGCAGGTCGAGGCGATCAAGGCTGGCCGCGTCGCACGCGAGCACGCCACGATCGAAGAGGCGCAGGATCTGCGCGCTCGCCTCGAGGCGAACCCGGTGACGCTGACGGCCAAGGCCGGCGCAGAGGGCCGACTCTTCGGCTCGATCCAGACGAAGGACATCGCTGACGCCGTCGAGGCAGCCGGTCACGGCTCGCTCGACAAGCGCGTCATCGAGATCCCGTCGCCGATCCGCTCGGTGGGCGACCACCAGGCGACGGCGCGCCTGCGCGACGAGATCGTCGCCACGATCACCCTCAAGGTGGTCGCAGCGAAGTAG
- the rpsR gene encoding 30S ribosomal protein S18, whose translation MAGKPQNRKPRGPKGGKNVAPAKAIRVGIIDWKDVATLKRFISERGKIRARRITGVSVQEQRLIAKAIKNAREMALLPYSGAGR comes from the coding sequence ATGGCTGGCAAGCCGCAGAACCGCAAGCCGCGGGGCCCGAAGGGCGGCAAGAACGTCGCTCCGGCAAAGGCAATCAGGGTCGGCATCATCGACTGGAAGGATGTCGCGACGCTGAAGAGGTTCATCTCGGAGCGCGGCAAGATCCGCGCCCGTCGTATCACTGGCGTGTCGGTGCAGGAGCAGCGTCTGATCGCCAAGGCGATCAAGAACGCACGCGAGATGGCGCTCCTGCCCTACTCCGGCGCCGGACGCTGA
- a CDS encoding single-stranded DNA-binding protein — protein sequence MAGETIITVVGNLTADPELRYTQNGLAVANFTIASTPRTFDRQANEWKDGEALFLRASVWREFAEHVSQSLQKGSRVIAQGRLKQRSFETQQGEKRTVIELEVDEIGPSLRYATAQVTRTTGGGAGRSSGGNQGGGQGGGFGQSQQIAEEPWGQSQPKSQPQQGGGDVWGAPGTSYNDETPF from the coding sequence ATGGCTGGCGAGACGATCATCACGGTGGTCGGCAACCTGACTGCCGACCCGGAGCTGCGCTACACGCAGAACGGCCTCGCCGTCGCGAACTTCACGATCGCGTCGACCCCTCGCACGTTCGACCGCCAGGCCAACGAGTGGAAGGACGGCGAAGCGCTGTTCCTCCGCGCGTCGGTGTGGCGCGAGTTCGCTGAGCACGTCTCGCAGAGCCTGCAGAAGGGCAGCCGTGTCATCGCACAGGGCCGTCTGAAGCAGCGCTCGTTCGAGACGCAGCAGGGCGAGAAGCGCACGGTCATCGAGCTCGAGGTCGACGAGATCGGCCCCTCGCTCCGCTACGCGACCGCGCAGGTCACGCGCACGACGGGCGGCGGCGCAGGCCGCAGCTCCGGCGGCAACCAGGGCGGCGGCCAGGGCGGCGGCTTCGGTCAGTCGCAGCAGATCGCCGAGGAGCCCTGGGGTCAGTCGCAGCCGAAGTCGCAGCCGCAGCAGGGCGGCGGCGACGTCTGGGGCGCGCCCGGCACCTCGTACAACGACGAGACGCCCTTCTAA
- a CDS encoding CCA tRNA nucleotidyltransferase, whose translation MAEATARLHALVAAAPTKQLAAAFTAAGHELSLVGGPVRDAFLDRPVTDLDFASSAAPDEILAIIEPLADATWDVGREFGTIAARIGDDTVEITTYRADTYDGVSRKPQVAFGDTLEGDLSRRDFTVNAMALRVTPLRAADAQQEAMDAAPQLVDVGGGLEHLLQGVLDTPQAAERSFDDDPLRMMRAARFAAQLGFEVAPRVVEAMTSLADRIRDISAERVRDELTKLLLTGDPVPGIRLLTDTGILQIVLPEVPALRLETDEHAHHKDVYEHSLTVLQQGIDLERRRHPNARPDLVSRLAGLLHDIGKPATRQIEGRTVTFHQHDLVGARMAKKRLKELRFDNDTVKAVARLIELHLRFYGYGEQAWTDSAVRRYVRDAGPQLERLHILTRSDVTTRNRRKAERLEFAYDDLEQRIAELREQEEMDAVRPDLDGEQIMAILGIRPGREVGEAYRMLLEQRLEHGPLGAEHAETVLRDWWAARA comes from the coding sequence ATGGCTGAGGCGACCGCGCGACTGCACGCGCTGGTCGCCGCCGCGCCCACGAAGCAGCTGGCCGCAGCCTTCACCGCGGCGGGTCACGAGCTCTCGCTCGTCGGAGGGCCGGTGCGCGACGCGTTCCTCGACCGGCCGGTGACCGATCTCGACTTCGCCTCCAGCGCCGCGCCCGACGAGATCCTCGCGATCATCGAGCCGCTCGCCGACGCCACCTGGGATGTGGGCCGCGAGTTCGGCACCATCGCGGCGCGCATCGGCGACGACACCGTGGAGATCACCACCTACCGAGCGGACACGTACGACGGTGTCTCGCGCAAGCCGCAGGTCGCATTCGGCGACACGCTCGAGGGCGACCTGTCGCGGCGCGACTTCACGGTGAACGCCATGGCGCTGCGGGTCACGCCGCTGCGCGCTGCCGACGCGCAGCAGGAGGCGATGGACGCCGCGCCGCAGCTGGTCGACGTCGGCGGCGGGCTGGAGCACCTGCTCCAGGGCGTGCTCGACACCCCGCAGGCGGCGGAGCGCTCGTTCGACGACGACCCGCTCCGGATGATGCGCGCCGCGCGCTTCGCCGCGCAGCTCGGCTTCGAGGTGGCGCCGCGCGTGGTGGAGGCCATGACGTCACTGGCCGACCGCATCCGCGACATCTCTGCCGAGCGCGTGCGCGACGAGCTCACGAAGCTGCTCCTCACGGGCGATCCCGTGCCAGGGATCAGGCTGCTGACCGACACGGGCATCCTGCAGATCGTGCTGCCGGAGGTGCCGGCGCTGCGGCTGGAGACCGACGAGCACGCACACCACAAGGACGTCTACGAGCACTCGCTCACCGTGCTGCAGCAGGGCATCGACCTTGAGCGGCGGCGGCACCCGAATGCGCGGCCCGACCTGGTCTCGCGGCTCGCGGGCCTGCTGCACGACATCGGCAAGCCCGCCACGCGGCAGATCGAGGGCCGCACCGTCACCTTCCACCAGCACGATCTCGTCGGCGCGCGGATGGCGAAGAAGCGGCTGAAGGAGCTGCGCTTCGACAACGACACGGTGAAGGCGGTCGCCCGGCTGATCGAGCTGCACCTGCGCTTCTACGGCTACGGCGAGCAGGCGTGGACCGACTCGGCCGTGCGCCGCTACGTGCGCGACGCCGGCCCTCAGCTGGAGCGCCTGCACATCCTGACGCGCTCGGATGTCACCACCCGCAACCGCCGCAAGGCCGAGCGGCTCGAGTTCGCCTATGACGACCTCGAGCAGCGCATCGCCGAGCTGCGCGAGCAGGAGGAGATGGACGCGGTGCGTCCCGACCTGGACGGCGAGCAGATCATGGCGATCCTCGGCATCCGCCCAGGCCGTGAGGTCGGCGAGGCCTATCGGATGCTGCTGGAGCAGCGCCTCGAGCACGGGCCGCTGGGCGCCGAGCATGCCGAGACGGTGCTGCGCGACTGGTGGGCGGCGCGCGCCTGA
- a CDS encoding DUF6049 family protein → MLSAGRLAPRRATACAAVALATAVVAAPLLAPHAALATGQPDEVVAVAPTMRVAPLDPLLQDGEGLALEIEIENQATEATAPTTIEVLLTSAPIGTRYSLSRWFAGEAFLASSVVTSVEVPAIPGLERLRVQATVGAEELGLEGRTWGAYGVAASAGDLGDANTIIVRDAPGEAQPTTVALAAPIDAGIDETGLLGAEQLEAATGLGGDPRRALDAALGAGATVGIDPAFGTSIEALESDAPESAVDWLDRADTAATYPLLYGNADPLAQVRAGTFPLEPRGIPREDGDPLPASFGSIGQRQPVIDATKAIVQQEELATLADFGTVVLSTAMLDDTLQGATPSAHVSVDGVDVLAADAELQELVHAAGAADTLESSAVRAQIVALLATITRERPSDPRTLAAVLPATSSGDTAALLADLAEARFVETAGLDAALLVPQREASLATIDDPERGAGAELVSAALEQEAAVASIVSIVDEPTTLLAELRLALLAALPSAGRPVTDADRLATASLADSLNEVRTAVQIVGGSDIHAVGESVGLPITITNRLEVPANVVLTLRPTNALVSVDQPRVEVTVAPESQQRVQVPIDVVGTGTLWMIVQLHTPDGVPLGEMQRLRISAQPTIEVAVAWTIGAAIVLLLGFGIFRSIQKRRRGDARGDIDLAARSHDQTQSTTGTTGTTGATGTTEGTA, encoded by the coding sequence ATGCTGTCGGCAGGTCGCCTTGCGCCGCGGCGCGCGACCGCTTGCGCCGCCGTCGCGCTCGCGACCGCCGTCGTGGCAGCACCGCTGCTGGCCCCGCACGCGGCGCTGGCGACCGGTCAGCCCGACGAGGTGGTGGCGGTGGCACCGACCATGCGCGTGGCGCCCCTCGATCCGCTGCTGCAGGACGGCGAGGGCCTGGCGCTCGAGATCGAGATCGAGAACCAGGCAACCGAGGCGACCGCGCCCACCACGATCGAGGTGCTGCTGACATCGGCACCGATCGGCACGCGATACAGCCTCAGCCGCTGGTTCGCCGGTGAGGCGTTCCTGGCGAGCTCGGTCGTCACCTCTGTCGAGGTGCCGGCGATCCCGGGCCTCGAGCGACTGCGCGTGCAGGCGACGGTCGGCGCCGAGGAGCTCGGGCTGGAGGGGCGGACGTGGGGCGCCTACGGCGTCGCCGCGTCGGCCGGGGATCTCGGCGATGCGAACACGATCATCGTGCGCGATGCGCCGGGCGAAGCGCAGCCGACCACCGTCGCGCTCGCCGCGCCGATCGATGCCGGCATCGACGAGACCGGGCTGCTGGGCGCCGAGCAGCTGGAGGCTGCGACCGGGCTCGGCGGCGACCCCCGCCGCGCGCTCGATGCGGCACTGGGCGCCGGCGCGACCGTCGGCATCGACCCCGCCTTCGGCACCAGCATCGAGGCGCTCGAGAGCGATGCCCCCGAGTCTGCGGTCGACTGGCTCGATCGTGCCGACACCGCGGCGACCTACCCGCTCCTCTATGGCAATGCCGATCCGCTGGCGCAGGTGCGCGCAGGCACGTTCCCGCTGGAGCCGAGGGGCATCCCGCGCGAGGATGGCGACCCCCTCCCGGCGAGCTTCGGCTCCATCGGTCAGCGGCAGCCCGTGATCGACGCCACCAAGGCGATCGTGCAGCAGGAGGAGCTCGCGACACTGGCTGACTTCGGCACGGTCGTGCTCTCGACCGCGATGCTCGATGACACGCTGCAGGGCGCGACGCCCAGCGCCCACGTGAGCGTCGACGGCGTCGATGTGCTCGCCGCCGATGCAGAGCTGCAGGAGCTCGTCCACGCCGCCGGTGCGGCCGACACGCTGGAGTCCTCCGCGGTGCGCGCGCAGATCGTCGCGCTGCTGGCGACGATCACCCGCGAGCGGCCGAGCGATCCTCGTACGCTCGCGGCCGTGCTGCCGGCGACGAGCAGCGGCGACACCGCCGCGCTGCTCGCCGACCTCGCCGAGGCAAGGTTCGTGGAGACGGCAGGCCTCGACGCAGCATTGCTCGTGCCGCAGCGCGAGGCCTCGCTCGCAACGATCGACGATCCGGAACGAGGCGCGGGCGCCGAGCTCGTCAGTGCCGCGCTCGAGCAGGAGGCAGCAGTCGCCAGCATCGTCTCGATCGTCGATGAGCCCACCACGCTGCTCGCCGAGCTGCGGCTCGCGCTGCTCGCGGCGCTCCCGAGCGCCGGCCGCCCCGTCACCGATGCCGACCGGCTCGCGACCGCTAGCCTCGCCGACAGCCTGAACGAGGTGCGCACCGCCGTGCAGATCGTCGGCGGCAGCGACATCCACGCCGTCGGTGAGAGCGTGGGGCTGCCCATCACCATCACGAATCGCCTCGAGGTGCCCGCCAACGTCGTGCTGACGCTGCGGCCCACGAACGCGCTCGTCAGTGTCGACCAGCCCCGCGTCGAGGTCACGGTGGCGCCGGAGAGTCAGCAGCGCGTGCAGGTGCCCATCGATGTGGTCGGCACCGGGACCCTGTGGATGATCGTGCAGCTGCACACGCCCGACGGCGTGCCGCTCGGCGAGATGCAGCGGCTGCGCATCTCCGCGCAGCCGACGATCGAGGTCGCCGTCGCGTGGACCATCGGCGCGGCGATCGTGCTGCTGCTGGGCTTCGGCATCTTCCGCTCGATCCAGAAGCGGCGACGCGGCGACGCGCGAGGCGACATCGACCTCGCCGCCCGCAGCCACGACCAGACCCAGAGCACCACGGGCACCACGGGCACCACGGGCGCCACGGGCACCACGGAGGGCACCGCGTGA